A part of Paenibacillus sp. sptzw28 genomic DNA contains:
- a CDS encoding ABC transporter permease, whose product METRILTNKRDFSWKRFFLQWEWMLVVLFIAVNIMNMNLSEFYWSYESLRDATMTFLDKSLIVLPMVLVMILGDIDISVASIVALSSVIMADLYNSGVPMPIAMIVCLLIGTLCGWINGLLIVKFKELSSVIVTLSTMIIYRGIAYIVLEDQASGQFPDWFSFLGWGYVGTIPFILIVFAVFAVLSSLLLHRTTFGRRVYAMGSNMTASRFSGVQVDKIRIIVFTLAGLMSAITALFLTSRMGSTRPNVAMGYELDVIAMVVLGGISTAGGKGRMIGAILAVFLVGFLRYGLGLVNVPAQMLLIILGMLLIVAVMIPKMKFSRIKLRKT is encoded by the coding sequence ATGGAAACGAGAATTCTGACTAATAAGAGAGATTTTTCATGGAAGCGTTTCTTCCTACAGTGGGAATGGATGCTGGTCGTCCTCTTTATCGCGGTCAATATTATGAATATGAATTTGTCGGAATTCTATTGGAGCTACGAGAGTCTGCGGGACGCAACGATGACCTTTCTGGATAAATCGTTAATCGTTCTTCCGATGGTGCTGGTCATGATTCTCGGAGATATCGATATATCCGTTGCCTCAATCGTGGCGTTGTCTTCGGTCATTATGGCGGATTTATACAACTCCGGCGTTCCGATGCCGATCGCGATGATTGTGTGTTTGCTCATCGGAACATTGTGCGGATGGATCAACGGATTGCTGATCGTCAAGTTCAAGGAGCTGTCTTCGGTGATCGTGACGCTCTCCACCATGATCATCTACCGCGGCATTGCCTATATCGTTCTGGAGGATCAGGCCTCGGGACAGTTTCCCGATTGGTTCAGCTTCCTCGGTTGGGGTTATGTCGGAACGATTCCGTTCATTCTGATCGTATTCGCTGTATTTGCCGTACTTTCCAGTCTGCTGCTGCATCGGACAACATTTGGCAGGCGCGTCTACGCGATGGGCAGCAATATGACCGCTAGCCGTTTCTCCGGCGTTCAGGTCGACAAAATCAGGATCATCGTGTTCACCCTCGCCGGTCTTATGTCGGCGATAACCGCCCTATTCCTCACCTCGAGGATGGGCAGCACCAGACCCAATGTGGCGATGGGCTATGAACTGGACGTTATCGCCATGGTTGTTCTCGGCGGCATAAGCACAGCCGGCGGCAAGGGCAGAATGATCGGTGCGATTCTCGCCGTCTTTCTTGTCGGCTTTCTGCGCTACGGCCTGGGACTGGTTAATGTCCCAGCCCAGATGCTGCTCATCATTCTTGGAATGCTTCTTATCGTGGCTGTCATGATCCCGAAGATGAAATTCAGCCGGATCAAGCTGCGCAAAACGTAA
- a CDS encoding ABC transporter permease → MAQAGLERKTANGKTFRGPELLEMIAKFRELGLLGFIVLLSAAVQIRNPSFLTWENINDMATNTAILSILAVGMMLVIVTRGIDLSIGATLALSGMIAALAVCRYPELPPLLAILIGVVVGLVCGVVLGFLVSKFGILPIIATLGMMNVFRGLTFMVSGGKWVSAHQMPAGFKGIATGSIAGINNLIFIAIMTYIVFYYFVNHTRTGRQIYAVGSNPESATVSGINNGRILLLVYSIMGGLSGLAGVLWVSKFASAQGDTATGYELSVIAACVLGGVSIAGGSGKISGIILGAVLLGILNNALPLINVSPFWQMGIQGSIILVAVLINALVKRGVDRNHLMRRKI, encoded by the coding sequence ATGGCACAAGCAGGCTTGGAAAGAAAAACGGCAAACGGCAAAACGTTCAGAGGGCCGGAATTGCTCGAAATGATCGCGAAGTTCAGAGAGCTTGGGCTGCTCGGATTTATTGTCCTGCTTTCCGCAGCCGTCCAAATCAGAAATCCCAGCTTCCTGACGTGGGAAAACATCAATGATATGGCGACAAACACGGCAATTCTAAGCATTCTGGCGGTCGGGATGATGCTGGTTATCGTCACGCGAGGGATTGATTTATCGATTGGGGCGACGCTCGCTTTATCCGGAATGATTGCGGCGCTGGCTGTCTGCCGGTATCCGGAGCTTCCTCCGCTGCTCGCCATTCTAATCGGCGTCGTTGTCGGACTGGTGTGCGGCGTGGTGCTTGGTTTCCTCGTTTCGAAGTTCGGTATTCTGCCGATCATCGCGACGCTTGGAATGATGAATGTGTTTCGGGGGCTGACCTTTATGGTCAGCGGCGGCAAATGGGTAAGCGCCCATCAGATGCCGGCAGGCTTCAAAGGAATTGCAACCGGTTCCATTGCGGGAATAAACAATTTGATTTTCATCGCAATTATGACTTATATCGTCTTCTACTATTTTGTGAACCACACCCGAACCGGAAGGCAAATCTATGCAGTGGGGAGTAACCCGGAGTCCGCAACCGTGAGCGGAATCAATAACGGCCGCATTCTATTGCTTGTCTATTCCATTATGGGAGGCCTGTCCGGTCTGGCCGGGGTGCTCTGGGTATCCAAATTCGCTTCCGCCCAGGGTGATACCGCAACCGGTTACGAGCTTAGCGTCATCGCAGCTTGCGTGCTGGGTGGGGTAAGCATTGCCGGAGGCTCGGGCAAGATCTCAGGCATTATTCTGGGGGCTGTTCTTCTTGGCATTCTGAACAACGCGCTGCCGCTGATCAACGTTTCCCCATTCTGGCAAATGGGCATCCAAGGGTCCATTATTCTAGTCGCTGTATTGATCAATGCTTTGGTCAAGCGGGGGGTAGACCGCAATCATCTCATGAGGAGGAAAATATAA
- a CDS encoding sugar ABC transporter ATP-binding protein produces the protein MSEYILELKAITKTFPGVKALDQVHFQLKAGEIHALMGENGAGKSTFIKVITGVHSPDEGEMYLNGQRVEFNNPNDAKRAGIAAIYQHITCYPDLSVTENIFMGHEKIHPRTKRIRWKEMHQEAGRLLRELGASFDPKTQMGALSVAEQQIVEIAKALSVDAKIIIMDEPTASLTRRESEELYRIAERLRDQRTAIIFISHRFEDMYRLASKVTVFRDSRYIGNWNVDEISNHELIVAMVGREINQLFPKKEAAIGEEILRVDGLGSTGYFADVSFRLRRGEILGVTGLVGAGRTEVCQAIFGIAPYDKGSIYLKGKEVKLRSPLEAMKCGIGYLPEDRQKQGLVLQWEIGRNITLPVLEKFEAKGTLDTGKEAEVAKKLAEKVNVKAGSIYDLVSSLSGGNQQKVVFAKLLTADLDVIILDEPTKGVDVGAKSAIYEMIGDLACSGYGVILVSSEMPEIIGMCDRIIVMREGRITGRMDRKDVTQEAILQASMAGVGGQPAMGASG, from the coding sequence ATGAGTGAATACATACTTGAATTGAAAGCGATTACAAAGACCTTTCCTGGCGTAAAGGCGCTTGATCAAGTTCATTTTCAACTAAAGGCCGGAGAGATTCATGCCTTAATGGGTGAGAACGGCGCGGGCAAATCGACGTTCATTAAAGTAATTACCGGTGTCCATTCGCCTGATGAAGGAGAAATGTATCTGAATGGGCAGAGAGTGGAATTTAATAACCCGAACGATGCGAAGAGAGCGGGGATCGCGGCTATTTATCAGCACATCACCTGTTATCCGGATTTGAGCGTCACGGAAAATATTTTTATGGGACATGAAAAAATCCATCCGAGAACGAAGCGCATTCGGTGGAAAGAGATGCACCAGGAAGCGGGGCGGCTGCTGCGGGAGCTCGGCGCAAGCTTCGATCCCAAAACACAAATGGGGGCGCTCAGCGTTGCCGAGCAGCAAATCGTCGAAATTGCAAAAGCGTTATCCGTAGATGCGAAAATCATCATTATGGATGAGCCGACGGCTTCTCTCACCCGGCGCGAGAGCGAGGAGCTATACCGTATTGCGGAGCGGCTCAGGGATCAAAGAACGGCCATTATTTTTATTTCCCACCGATTCGAAGACATGTACAGACTGGCAAGTAAAGTCACTGTGTTCAGGGACTCGAGATATATCGGGAATTGGAATGTCGACGAAATATCCAATCATGAATTAATCGTCGCGATGGTGGGAAGAGAAATCAACCAGCTGTTTCCGAAAAAAGAAGCGGCGATCGGCGAGGAAATTTTGCGTGTGGATGGACTGGGGTCAACAGGGTATTTCGCCGACGTGTCCTTCAGGCTTCGCAGGGGCGAGATTCTGGGCGTCACCGGACTTGTAGGCGCGGGCCGAACGGAAGTTTGCCAGGCGATATTCGGGATTGCTCCCTACGATAAGGGCAGCATTTACTTGAAGGGGAAAGAAGTGAAGCTGAGAAGCCCGCTCGAGGCCATGAAGTGCGGGATCGGGTATCTTCCTGAGGACAGGCAGAAGCAAGGCCTGGTGCTGCAGTGGGAAATAGGCAGAAATATCACGCTTCCGGTACTGGAGAAATTCGAAGCGAAGGGGACTCTTGATACAGGCAAAGAAGCGGAAGTTGCGAAGAAACTTGCGGAAAAGGTAAATGTGAAGGCAGGCAGCATTTACGATCTCGTAAGCTCTCTCTCCGGAGGGAATCAGCAGAAGGTTGTGTTTGCGAAGCTGCTTACGGCCGACCTGGATGTCATCATCCTTGATGAACCGACTAAAGGCGTGGATGTAGGCGCAAAATCGGCGATTTATGAAATGATCGGAGATTTGGCCTGCTCAGGATACGGCGTCATTCTCGTCTCTTCGGAAATGCCGGAGATTATCGGCATGTGCGACCGCATTATCGTTATGCGGGAGGGCAGAATCACGGGACGGATGGATCGCAAAGACGTCACGCAGGAAGCGATTTTACAGGCTTCAATGGCGGGCGTCGGTGGACAGCCGGCCATGGGCGCATCGGGATAA
- a CDS encoding sugar ABC transporter ATP-binding protein — protein MSHLLEMRKISKQFNDNPVLNGIDFTADKGQVHAIIGENGAGKSTLMKILAGLFPPDSGDILLEGRPVAIGNPKQAQELGIAIIYQEIHLFQDLNVTENVFMRREPLKNIKWLRLIDWDKAYKETQKVLDELGLSFHSKAIVKSLSIAQQKFLEMIKALSQNAKIMILDEPTAAFSEQEIELLFKVIRDMKKLGVSIIYISHRVEEIQQIADTVTVLRDGAVIESCGVRDIDRNLIVKAMVGKELQDRYPKLKVKIGKEAMRVEGLGYQGMIGNINLDVRKGEILGITGLSGSGRRTLAKVLVGIHEPSEGKIHLNGKAFTRMSPHLARQNGLCYAAGIHNEEGLILNSTITENITLPNLERISSAGFIKSGRELLYAKDLVERLEIKADERDVVTNLSGGNQKKVILAKWLFSGAKILIIEEPTAGIDIVSKIDIYNIMNELVLSGASIIMISSDLGEVMGLSDRIAVMYKGEIRKIFSREEASQERILYYASGGK, from the coding sequence TTGAGCCATCTGCTGGAAATGAGAAAAATCTCCAAGCAATTCAATGATAATCCCGTACTGAACGGTATCGATTTTACTGCCGATAAAGGACAGGTTCACGCGATTATCGGTGAGAACGGCGCGGGGAAATCCACTCTGATGAAGATTCTTGCTGGCCTCTTTCCTCCTGATTCGGGAGATATTTTGCTCGAAGGACGGCCCGTTGCGATTGGCAATCCGAAGCAGGCGCAGGAGCTTGGAATTGCCATCATTTATCAAGAGATTCACCTGTTCCAGGACCTGAATGTAACCGAGAATGTATTCATGCGGCGGGAGCCTCTGAAAAACATCAAATGGCTGCGTCTGATCGACTGGGATAAAGCCTATAAGGAAACCCAGAAGGTTCTCGATGAACTGGGCCTCTCTTTTCATTCCAAGGCGATTGTGAAGAGCTTGTCCATTGCACAGCAAAAGTTTTTGGAAATGATCAAGGCGCTGTCACAGAACGCGAAAATCATGATTTTGGACGAACCTACGGCAGCCTTCTCGGAGCAGGAAATCGAACTGCTGTTTAAGGTCATTCGTGATATGAAGAAATTAGGCGTATCCATCATTTATATATCGCACCGGGTCGAAGAAATTCAGCAGATTGCCGATACGGTAACTGTGCTGCGGGACGGGGCGGTCATCGAATCCTGCGGCGTCCGGGATATCGACAGGAATCTCATTGTGAAGGCGATGGTCGGCAAGGAGCTCCAGGACCGTTATCCGAAGCTTAAGGTGAAGATCGGGAAAGAAGCGATGCGCGTAGAAGGCTTGGGCTATCAAGGAATGATCGGCAATATCAATCTGGATGTCCGAAAGGGAGAAATTCTCGGTATTACCGGTCTAAGCGGGTCAGGCAGGCGCACGCTTGCGAAGGTGCTTGTCGGGATTCACGAGCCTTCCGAAGGAAAGATACACTTGAATGGGAAAGCGTTTACAAGGATGTCGCCCCATTTGGCCAGGCAAAACGGTCTTTGTTATGCGGCAGGTATTCACAACGAAGAAGGCCTGATCTTGAATTCGACGATTACGGAGAATATCACCCTCCCGAACCTGGAACGAATCTCAAGCGCCGGCTTCATCAAGAGCGGAAGAGAACTGCTATATGCCAAAGATTTGGTCGAACGGCTTGAGATCAAGGCGGACGAACGCGATGTCGTCACGAATTTAAGCGGCGGCAATCAGAAGAAGGTCATTTTGGCCAAATGGCTGTTTTCCGGCGCGAAGATTCTGATCATCGAGGAACCGACAGCCGGGATCGATATCGTTTCCAAAATCGATATATATAACATTATGAATGAATTAGTCTTATCAGGAGCCTCCATCATCATGATTTCTTCCGACCTTGGCGAAGTGATGGGTTTGTCCGACCGGATTGCCGTCATGTATAAGGGAGAGATTCGGAAAATCTTTTCCAGAGAAGAGGCGTCACAAGAACGGATATTATACTATGCATCGGGCGGTAAGTAA
- a CDS encoding DeoR/GlpR family DNA-binding transcription regulator produces MFAIERLNKIKEILFKEKRVDVYELSELFSVTEVTIRRDLDKLEQIGFLTKIYGGAVLKEEALAVAAVTEPGEAASEEKRMIGKIASQMIEEGDAVFLSPGTTCLEIARNIRSKKITVVTNDALIALELRNSLGMKVILTGGDLIPSTSTLVGGFALQTLEGIFINKAFIGVKGVNFDTGYTVDSYEEMMVLQSVKKISGEIVIVADYTKFNRTGFARLGDLLMAPVVITNKQIPSEYKKFFFEKAVKLYTAFELE; encoded by the coding sequence ATGTTTGCTATTGAGCGCTTAAACAAAATTAAAGAAATCCTGTTCAAGGAAAAACGCGTCGATGTATACGAATTGAGCGAGCTCTTCTCAGTGACGGAAGTGACGATCCGCAGGGATCTGGACAAGCTTGAACAAATCGGCTTTCTTACGAAAATTTACGGCGGAGCTGTCCTGAAAGAGGAAGCCCTCGCGGTGGCAGCCGTCACCGAACCCGGCGAAGCCGCCTCCGAAGAAAAACGAATGATCGGCAAAATCGCTTCCCAAATGATTGAGGAAGGGGATGCCGTTTTTCTGAGTCCGGGCACGACATGCCTGGAAATTGCCCGCAACATCCGATCGAAGAAAATCACGGTGGTCACCAATGACGCTCTGATCGCTCTGGAGCTTAGGAACAGCCTTGGGATGAAGGTTATTCTAACGGGCGGGGATCTTATTCCATCCACCTCCACGCTTGTAGGGGGATTCGCACTGCAGACGCTGGAAGGCATTTTTATCAACAAAGCGTTCATCGGAGTCAAGGGCGTGAATTTTGACACCGGATATACGGTCGATAGCTATGAAGAAATGATGGTCCTGCAGAGCGTGAAGAAAATTTCGGGCGAGATTGTCATCGTGGCGGATTACACCAAATTCAACCGCACCGGCTTTGCCCGGCTGGGCGATTTATTGATGGCCCCCGTAGTGATCACGAACAAGCAGATTCCTTCCGAATACAAAAAATTCTTTTTCGAGAAAGCGGTCAAGCTTTACACCGCGTTTGAACTGGAATAA
- a CDS encoding DUF4386 domain-containing protein translates to MTNRNTEASPLFYSRATGLGLLLMAVLAMFSNFSVIEGLIVPGDAAATANNIMTKEMLFRGGFIGFVIVLILDVLVSWTLYVLLKPINKNLAMLAALFRLVYTAIFGAALFNFLNVLQLLSGAEYLTAFTTDQLHAQVMLLIGAFNNGWLIGLVLFGFHLLVVGYLIIKSRGYLPRIIGIFLVIAFAGYVIDSIAHFLLPGYTDYKTIFLLIVAIPGIIGELSLAFWLLIKGVKVELTKSLFMRN, encoded by the coding sequence ATGACAAACCGCAATACCGAGGCTTCACCACTTTTTTATTCCAGAGCCACAGGGCTGGGGCTTCTACTTATGGCTGTACTTGCGATGTTTTCCAATTTCTCCGTTATTGAGGGCCTTATTGTACCGGGTGATGCAGCCGCAACTGCCAATAACATCATGACCAAAGAGATGTTATTTCGGGGTGGATTTATTGGATTTGTGATCGTGCTTATACTTGATGTTCTGGTATCTTGGACACTGTATGTGCTACTCAAACCCATTAATAAGAATCTAGCGATGCTCGCGGCATTGTTCAGGCTCGTATACACCGCCATTTTTGGAGCAGCCTTATTCAATTTTTTGAATGTTCTCCAGCTTCTAAGCGGTGCTGAATACCTGACGGCATTCACAACAGATCAGCTGCACGCTCAGGTGATGTTACTGATTGGTGCATTTAACAATGGATGGCTCATTGGATTGGTACTTTTTGGATTTCACTTATTGGTCGTTGGTTATTTAATAATCAAGTCACGAGGCTACCTGCCAAGAATCATCGGGATCTTCTTGGTCATAGCATTCGCAGGATATGTAATAGACAGTATTGCGCATTTTCTTCTCCCGGGCTACACTGACTACAAAACGATATTCCTGCTGATTGTAGCCATACCAGGTATCATTGGAGAGCTGTCGTTAGCTTTCTGGCTGCTGATTAAGGGTGTTAAGGTCGAGCTGACAAAGTCGCTATTCATGCGCAATTAA
- a CDS encoding site-2 protease family protein: protein MKFSKFGSALISMLVTIWAYTILFPIQVAVGLVAMIFIHEMGHVIAAKRKGLPVTAPVFIPFLGALILLKRNPRDAVTEAYIAIGGPLVGTIGAAAAFLIGWGATQAGWSAEWYILIIIAKIGFILNLFNLLPLHPLDGGRIATAVTRWLWVIGVIGGALAIIYLNAWILSIFWVMFVIDLYNKYIRRRGNREKVVVQGSFAVPLQPLLDQGYFIPGEDHRRELPFNTYSTLEGRQRVVVRWEGLGLEGEIELPRQTLIRKVEVIKIVRQLNEEEPKLAIHCEVTGQAHENIAYYDVPPAARVGFGLVYGGLALFLLYMLYLISQMNIPTAF from the coding sequence TTGAAGTTCAGTAAATTCGGCAGCGCCCTCATAAGTATGCTGGTTACGATATGGGCCTATACGATCCTTTTTCCAATTCAAGTGGCTGTCGGGCTGGTCGCTATGATTTTTATTCATGAAATGGGACATGTGATCGCTGCGAAGAGAAAAGGTCTGCCGGTAACCGCTCCGGTCTTTATTCCTTTTTTGGGTGCATTGATTTTGTTAAAACGAAATCCTCGAGATGCGGTAACCGAAGCCTATATTGCCATAGGCGGACCGCTCGTCGGGACGATCGGCGCCGCGGCGGCGTTTTTAATCGGATGGGGGGCGACCCAGGCGGGATGGTCCGCCGAATGGTATATCCTGATTATCATTGCGAAGATCGGGTTTATCCTGAATCTGTTCAACCTGCTCCCGCTTCATCCGCTTGACGGTGGGAGAATCGCTACGGCGGTTACACGCTGGTTGTGGGTGATTGGTGTTATCGGGGGAGCATTGGCCATTATATATTTAAACGCCTGGATCCTCTCCATTTTCTGGGTTATGTTCGTGATCGATCTGTACAATAAGTATATTCGCCGCAGAGGAAACAGAGAAAAGGTCGTCGTACAGGGGAGTTTCGCTGTACCACTGCAGCCGCTGCTTGACCAGGGCTATTTCATTCCAGGCGAGGACCACCGGAGGGAACTCCCGTTCAACACGTATTCGACATTGGAAGGCAGGCAGCGGGTCGTGGTCCGCTGGGAAGGACTCGGTCTGGAGGGGGAGATAGAGCTGCCGCGGCAAACTCTTATCCGAAAAGTCGAGGTTATCAAAATCGTCCGGCAATTGAATGAAGAGGAGCCGAAACTCGCCATACATTGCGAAGTTACGGGCCAAGCGCATGAAAACATCGCTTACTATGACGTTCCACCTGCAGCGAGGGTTGGATTCGGTTTAGTTTACGGCGGACTGGCACTGTTTTTGCTGTATATGCTTTATCTAATAAGCCAGATGAACATCCCGACTGCTTTCTGA
- a CDS encoding TetR/AcrR family transcriptional regulator, with protein MTNNLSTSDKILLATIELMAEKGYDGTTTKEIALAAGVNEVTLFRHFGTKVKLLEAAFSRYHYGEEMTKLFNESLKGDLYSDLLTLSRTYHKIMNRNRKLISIAQKGSSNLPEEVLQEAGRHPKHLKNLLTEYLTAMSEQGKVATPKPEMTALSFMWMNNGAFMSSLNAKEFISEGSLDEFIEESVRLFARALTP; from the coding sequence ATGACCAACAATCTAAGTACTAGCGATAAGATTCTGCTTGCAACAATCGAACTCATGGCCGAAAAGGGCTATGACGGCACAACCACCAAGGAAATCGCCCTTGCTGCCGGAGTCAATGAGGTTACGCTATTTCGCCATTTCGGAACGAAGGTTAAGCTGCTTGAAGCCGCATTTAGCCGCTATCATTATGGCGAAGAGATGACAAAGCTTTTTAATGAAAGCCTCAAAGGGGATCTGTATTCGGACCTTCTTACGCTCAGCCGAACGTATCATAAAATCATGAACCGGAATAGAAAATTAATATCTATCGCGCAAAAAGGGAGCAGCAATCTCCCTGAGGAGGTTCTTCAGGAGGCCGGGCGCCATCCGAAGCATCTGAAAAACCTATTAACGGAATATTTGACCGCCATGTCGGAACAAGGTAAGGTCGCGACGCCGAAACCTGAGATGACTGCGTTGTCGTTCATGTGGATGAATAACGGCGCATTCATGAGCAGTCTGAACGCAAAAGAGTTTATCTCAGAAGGCTCGTTGGACGAATTCATCGAAGAAAGTGTACGATTATTCGCTAGGGCATTAACCCCCTAG
- a CDS encoding MFS transporter — protein sequence MNSDSQQQKGLILMRLMMLTVMMSSMSALMFNVVLPQISEEFHLTLAQVSWLSSAYTLIYAFGTVTYGKLADRFQLKSLLTFGLTLFAAGSLIGLVSQTFLFALLGRCLQSAGAAAIPAIALIIPVRYFSPEKRGSAISMSAVGLALGSALAPVISALIVSFANWRWLFLPSLLMLLLLPLYRKYLEHEVKEAARKFDWLGGILLAASITLLLLGVTNLTWWYLVFGLAALILFILRIHATEEAFIQPQLFRNKQYTIGLTLAFLIAGIGISLYLLTPILLSEVYHLGSNWIGFAMVPAAAASAILGRKGGKLADLKGNSYLISVASGSLITCFALLSIFTGISPLWISFILIFGNVGQSFFQIAMSNSISRSLPKDQIGVGMGLFSMISFISQGIAAGVYGSAAAHGSSVNWNPLHVDPNSYLFSNIYLVLAAMHVGILLFYRLQFRTRNSSVSI from the coding sequence TTGAATTCTGACTCACAGCAGCAAAAAGGTTTGATCTTAATGCGGTTAATGATGTTAACCGTCATGATGTCATCGATGAGCGCCCTTATGTTTAACGTTGTGCTTCCGCAAATCAGCGAGGAGTTTCATCTTACCCTTGCTCAGGTGAGCTGGCTGTCATCCGCCTATACGCTTATCTATGCGTTTGGAACCGTGACCTATGGGAAACTGGCGGACAGATTCCAACTGAAGAGCCTATTGACGTTCGGTCTGACGCTGTTTGCAGCGGGTTCTCTAATCGGGCTCGTTTCCCAAACATTCTTATTCGCACTTCTCGGAAGGTGCCTGCAATCTGCGGGGGCCGCAGCTATCCCGGCGATTGCACTCATTATCCCCGTGCGGTATTTTTCTCCTGAGAAGAGAGGCTCCGCAATAAGCATGTCAGCCGTCGGGCTTGCGCTCGGAAGTGCTCTTGCGCCTGTGATTTCCGCGCTTATCGTCAGCTTTGCGAATTGGAGATGGCTATTTCTGCCTTCCTTGTTGATGCTGCTGCTGCTGCCGCTTTACCGCAAATATTTGGAGCATGAGGTGAAAGAAGCTGCTCGCAAATTCGATTGGCTTGGCGGGATCTTACTTGCTGCATCCATTACGCTGCTTCTGCTGGGGGTCACGAATCTGACCTGGTGGTATCTGGTGTTCGGATTAGCGGCTTTAATCCTCTTCATTCTGCGAATTCATGCGACAGAAGAAGCTTTTATACAGCCCCAATTGTTTCGAAACAAACAGTACACCATTGGACTAACGCTTGCATTTCTCATCGCCGGCATTGGCATTTCCTTATATTTGTTAACTCCGATCCTGCTCTCGGAAGTGTATCATTTGGGTTCCAATTGGATTGGTTTCGCCATGGTTCCTGCTGCGGCAGCCTCCGCGATACTAGGGCGAAAGGGCGGAAAACTGGCGGATTTGAAAGGGAACTCCTATCTGATCTCTGTTGCTTCCGGCTCTTTAATTACCTGCTTTGCCTTGCTGTCAATCTTCACAGGAATCTCGCCGCTTTGGATTTCATTCATTCTCATATTCGGGAACGTAGGCCAATCTTTCTTTCAAATTGCGATGTCGAACTCGATCTCGAGATCATTGCCCAAAGATCAAATTGGAGTTGGTATGGGGCTCTTCTCGATGATCAGTTTTATATCCCAAGGAATAGCCGCTGGCGTTTATGGCAGCGCAGCGGCGCATGGTTCATCCGTTAATTGGAATCCGTTACATGTTGATCCGAATAGTTACCTCTTCAGCAATATTTATCTCGTTCTTGCCGCAATGCATGTGGGCATCTTGTTGTTCTACCGCTTGCAATTCCGCACCAGGAATTCAAGTGTTTCAATATAA
- a CDS encoding luciferase family protein: MLTANLIDQLLTWPEVTQQPHRFGGIEFRFRGKEIGHLHGDHLVDLTLPKSLRDELVISGRAQPHHMYPDSGWVSVYLTSNEDVTRAIEILRLKYEHLVSIQDE; the protein is encoded by the coding sequence ATGTTAACAGCAAATTTAATCGATCAATTGCTTACATGGCCAGAGGTAACTCAGCAGCCACACCGCTTCGGCGGGATTGAATTTCGGTTTAGAGGTAAGGAAATCGGACATTTGCATGGCGATCACCTGGTCGACTTGACTTTGCCGAAATCATTACGCGATGAACTGGTAATCTCAGGGCGTGCGCAGCCCCATCATATGTATCCTGATTCCGGTTGGGTATCCGTTTATTTAACCTCTAATGAGGATGTTACTCGAGCCATTGAAATTTTAAGGCTCAAGTATGAGCATCTGGTTTCAATCCAGGATGAGTAA